One window from the genome of Streptomyces sp. NBC_00708 encodes:
- a CDS encoding alpha/beta fold hydrolase, with protein MATGHRDAWLRRYHPTDARAELVCFPHAGGAAGFWRPLSAAVHPSLDVRAVQYPGRQDRYREPPVADLHRLADLIAEALETGPPPAGPRVFLGHSMGASLAHEVALRLSGTGGHAPVALIVSGRRAPSRLGAGERLDTDEALIARVRSLGGTDPAVLADPDLLDLVLPALRGDYAALAGYEPSGGLLACPVVALTGDDDPEAPPEDVRAWSEHTAGPFELRVLTGGHFCLNEHLPAVAELAVALSAAVPAHGRAVGPS; from the coding sequence GTGGCCACCGGACACCGGGACGCCTGGCTGCGCCGCTATCACCCCACGGACGCCCGCGCCGAGCTGGTCTGCTTCCCGCACGCGGGCGGCGCGGCGGGGTTCTGGCGTCCGCTGTCCGCCGCCGTACATCCCTCGCTGGACGTGCGGGCCGTGCAGTACCCGGGCCGGCAGGACCGGTACCGCGAACCGCCCGTCGCCGATCTGCACCGGCTCGCCGACCTGATCGCCGAGGCGCTGGAGACCGGGCCGCCGCCGGCCGGACCGCGCGTCTTCCTCGGGCACAGCATGGGCGCCTCGCTCGCGCACGAGGTGGCACTGAGGCTGTCCGGGACGGGCGGCCACGCCCCGGTGGCGCTGATCGTGTCCGGCCGGCGGGCGCCCTCGCGCCTCGGGGCCGGTGAACGGCTGGACACCGACGAGGCGTTGATCGCGCGGGTCCGGTCGCTCGGCGGCACGGACCCCGCCGTGCTGGCCGATCCCGATCTGCTCGACCTGGTCCTGCCGGCGCTGCGCGGCGACTACGCCGCCCTCGCCGGGTACGAGCCCAGCGGCGGACTGCTGGCGTGCCCGGTCGTCGCCCTCACCGGCGACGACGACCCGGAGGCGCCGCCGGAGGACGTACGGGCGTGGTCCGAGCACACCGCGGGCCCGTTCGAGCTGCGGGTCCTGACGGGCGGCCACTTCTGCCTGAACGAACACCTGCCGGCCGTCGCGGAACTCGCCGTCGCGCTGTCCGCCGCCGTCCCCGCGCACGGGCGGGCGGTGGGGCCGTCGTGA
- a CDS encoding metallophosphoesterase, with translation MSGAGSLLAISDLHVAFDDNRTVLEGLRPDHPDDWLLVAGDVGEIAGDVARALELLSRRFAKVVWVPGNHELWTHRQDPLPLRGRSRYEHLVRICRDLGVVTPEDPYPVWRGPGGPVTVAPLFVLYDYTFRPPGTRSRDEALERARASGVVGTDEALLHPDPYPSIDAWCRARLALTERRLAALAPGTETVLVNHFPLVREPTRILRHPEFALWCGTEATADWHQRFHARAVVYGHLHIPRTTWHDGVRFEEVSVGYPREWRRRDGGPGRPRVVLPGAAPDGPEVRR, from the coding sequence GTGAGCGGGGCCGGGAGCCTGCTGGCCATCAGCGATCTGCATGTGGCCTTCGACGACAACCGGACGGTGCTGGAGGGACTGCGCCCGGACCATCCGGACGACTGGCTGCTGGTGGCCGGGGACGTCGGTGAGATCGCCGGCGATGTCGCCCGCGCGCTGGAGCTGCTGAGCCGGCGCTTCGCCAAGGTGGTGTGGGTGCCGGGCAACCACGAGCTGTGGACGCACCGCCAGGACCCGCTGCCGCTGCGCGGCCGGAGCAGGTACGAACACCTCGTGCGGATCTGCCGCGACCTGGGGGTGGTGACGCCCGAGGACCCGTACCCGGTGTGGCGGGGCCCGGGAGGCCCGGTGACGGTGGCGCCGCTGTTCGTCCTGTACGACTACACCTTCCGGCCGCCGGGGACCCGGAGCCGCGACGAGGCGCTGGAACGGGCCCGCGCGAGCGGCGTCGTCGGGACCGACGAGGCACTGCTGCACCCCGATCCGTACCCCTCGATCGACGCCTGGTGCCGGGCACGCCTGGCGCTGACGGAACGCCGGCTCGCGGCGCTGGCGCCCGGGACCGAAACGGTGCTGGTCAACCACTTCCCGCTGGTCCGCGAGCCCACCCGGATCCTGCGCCACCCGGAGTTCGCCCTGTGGTGCGGCACCGAGGCCACGGCGGACTGGCACCAGCGGTTCCACGCCCGCGCCGTGGTGTACGGGCATCTGCACATCCCGCGCACCACCTGGCACGACGGGGTCCGCTTCGAGGAGGTGTCGGTGGGCTACCCACGGGAGTGGCGCCGCCGGGACGGAGGGCCGGGCCGGCCCCGCGTCGTCCTGCCCGGCGCGGCACCGGACGGACCGGAGGTCCGGCGGTGA
- a CDS encoding 4'-phosphopantetheinyl transferase superfamily protein, translating to MGALLPVGAVGAEVYGDPAGARLHPAEEAAMAHAVASRRREFTSVRHCARLALAQLGIGYAPLVPGRLGAPRWPDGVAGSMTHCTGYRAAAVARTGVLASVGIDAEPDRPLKPGMLEAVALPAERARLAELASGRPGVAWDRLLFSAKEAVYKAWFPLTGRLLDFPEAEIRIDAGGTFRAVLLVPGPVVGGRAVRVLHGRWAAGRGLLVTAAGVPQPARAISRTSAAREFTPSLL from the coding sequence ATCGGCGCGCTGCTGCCCGTGGGGGCGGTGGGGGCGGAGGTGTACGGCGATCCGGCCGGGGCGCGGCTGCATCCGGCGGAGGAGGCCGCGATGGCGCACGCGGTGGCCTCGCGCCGCCGGGAGTTCACCTCCGTACGTCATTGCGCGCGCCTCGCACTCGCGCAACTCGGCATCGGATACGCGCCGTTGGTACCGGGGCGGCTGGGTGCTCCGCGCTGGCCGGACGGGGTGGCCGGGAGCATGACGCACTGCACGGGCTACCGGGCAGCCGCCGTGGCGCGGACCGGGGTGCTGGCCTCCGTCGGCATCGACGCCGAACCGGACCGCCCGCTGAAGCCGGGCATGCTGGAGGCCGTCGCCCTCCCGGCCGAGCGGGCGCGGCTGGCGGAACTGGCGTCCGGCCGGCCCGGGGTGGCGTGGGACCGGCTGCTGTTCAGCGCCAAGGAAGCGGTGTACAAGGCGTGGTTCCCGCTGACCGGGCGGCTGCTCGACTTCCCGGAGGCGGAGATCCGCATCGACGCCGGGGGCACCTTCCGGGCGGTGCTGCTGGTGCCCGGCCCCGTGGTCGGGGGCCGGGCGGTCCGGGTCCTGCACGGCCGGTGGGCGGCCGGCCGGGGGCTGCTGGTCACCGCGGCCGGGGTGCCTCAGCCGGCCAGGGCCATCAGCCGGACGAGTGCGGCGCGCGAGTTCACGCCCAGTTTGCTGTAG
- a CDS encoding AAA family ATPase — translation MGITTITGPGTGTAAVVRTAEWARLTGLVRAARDGRPAIVELTGDPGAGKTRLLTALAQEARAHGVTVLHGRCTEAETRVPFHPLVQALTIWQSTAARPGAETSATAALVDALTDLPPGAEQGTWRSPFLAQVRRLLAAGPAAAPAGTLLVLDDFHWADPGSAGLLETLIRWPLDRGLMVVVAHRPRQATVPLRALLQQGGELGAVETIGLGALTEEQCGALLGPGPGHPELKSLYARSGGNPLYLKALAEAGAQTGDALDLWTSSALGARLLAETALLGDAARTVVHAAAVLGSVFDIDAVAEVAGTTRDEACRELSGLRRRDLVRATDRPGVLAFRHPLLRGCLYADADPCWRSAAHRRARDRLTRLGLPALDIAPHIERAGSGVRPADGEVLAAAARTCVQAGRAADAAHWLTAALRLWRRTGDGGDAGGPRTELWKQVVRALAGEGDAEGVMALRADILAGPDGRTPDVRARTAAFLAAVLAGTGHDEGAQALLAAELPAAQAASAGAGLLLRVHQQLAKVLAGQVPARTDVEVLAHRTDGADPVTLGGALSLAGLCAVLDADMCAAEMSLDAAAHALDELDTGRPAGDAEAGHLLVLSWAEALMGWYGPAYGHAERALTAARDRGDAHLLPPLLDTLGYVHYQSGRLADALGAVREGTAVARVMGRGDHAALSDAVSAAAWAQLGRTSPRPAPAPAERTAPEPRTPLNALLLAEAALASGEPGAALALLLPEREAWRVAEPVAVFAARNYELLAAAAVQTGAGADSLDVWAERATEAASAVGLVEQSGHALLARGHALMGRELPAEAAACYEEARLLFGDASPAGARARELARAAGQMTDRREDSGLGELTLREREVAELAGEGLKTKDIAGRLRVSPRTVDVHLTHIYSKLGVNSRAALVRLMALAG, via the coding sequence ATGGGCATCACCACCATCACCGGACCGGGCACCGGCACCGCAGCCGTCGTCCGCACCGCCGAGTGGGCGCGGCTCACCGGCCTCGTGCGGGCGGCCCGCGACGGACGCCCGGCGATCGTGGAACTGACGGGCGACCCCGGAGCCGGCAAGACCAGACTTCTCACCGCCCTCGCCCAGGAGGCCCGCGCCCACGGAGTGACCGTGCTCCACGGCCGCTGCACCGAGGCCGAGACCCGGGTGCCGTTCCACCCCCTCGTACAGGCCCTCACCATCTGGCAGAGCACCGCGGCCCGGCCGGGAGCGGAGACCTCGGCCACCGCCGCGCTCGTCGACGCGCTCACCGACCTCCCGCCCGGAGCCGAACAGGGCACCTGGCGTTCCCCGTTCCTCGCCCAGGTCCGCCGCCTGCTCGCGGCCGGGCCCGCCGCCGCACCGGCCGGCACCCTGCTCGTCCTGGACGACTTCCACTGGGCCGACCCCGGCTCGGCCGGGCTCCTGGAGACCCTGATCCGCTGGCCGCTCGACCGGGGTCTGATGGTCGTCGTCGCCCACCGGCCCCGACAGGCCACCGTGCCGCTGCGCGCCCTCCTCCAGCAGGGCGGTGAACTCGGGGCGGTCGAGACCATCGGCCTCGGGGCCCTGACCGAGGAGCAGTGCGGCGCACTCCTCGGCCCCGGCCCCGGCCACCCGGAACTGAAGAGCCTGTACGCCCGCAGCGGGGGCAATCCCCTCTACCTCAAGGCCCTCGCCGAGGCCGGCGCCCAGACCGGGGACGCCCTCGACCTCTGGACCTCCAGCGCGCTCGGCGCCCGGCTGCTCGCGGAGACCGCACTCCTCGGCGACGCCGCCCGCACCGTGGTGCACGCGGCGGCGGTGCTCGGCAGTGTCTTCGACATCGACGCCGTCGCCGAGGTGGCCGGGACGACCCGCGACGAGGCCTGCCGGGAGCTCTCCGGCCTGCGCCGCCGCGATCTGGTCCGCGCCACGGACCGCCCCGGCGTCCTGGCCTTCCGCCATCCGCTGCTCAGGGGCTGCCTGTACGCCGACGCCGACCCCTGCTGGCGCTCGGCCGCGCACCGCAGGGCCAGGGACCGGCTCACCCGGCTCGGCCTGCCCGCCCTCGACATCGCCCCGCACATCGAACGCGCGGGATCGGGTGTCCGCCCGGCGGACGGCGAGGTCCTGGCCGCCGCGGCCCGCACCTGTGTCCAGGCCGGCCGGGCGGCGGACGCGGCCCACTGGCTGACGGCCGCGCTCCGGCTGTGGCGCAGGACCGGCGACGGCGGCGACGCCGGAGGCCCCCGCACCGAGCTGTGGAAGCAGGTGGTGCGGGCCCTGGCCGGGGAGGGCGACGCCGAAGGCGTCATGGCGCTGCGCGCGGACATCCTCGCCGGGCCCGACGGCCGCACCCCGGACGTCCGCGCCCGTACCGCCGCCTTCCTCGCCGCCGTGCTCGCCGGGACCGGGCACGACGAGGGGGCGCAGGCGCTGCTGGCCGCCGAACTCCCCGCCGCACAGGCCGCTTCGGCCGGTGCGGGCCTGCTGCTGCGGGTCCACCAGCAGCTGGCCAAGGTGCTGGCGGGCCAGGTCCCCGCCCGCACCGACGTCGAGGTCCTCGCGCACCGCACGGACGGCGCCGACCCCGTCACCCTGGGCGGCGCCCTCAGCCTCGCCGGGCTGTGCGCGGTGCTCGACGCCGACATGTGCGCGGCCGAGATGTCGCTCGACGCCGCCGCCCACGCCCTGGACGAGCTGGACACCGGCCGGCCCGCGGGCGACGCGGAGGCGGGCCACCTGCTGGTCCTCAGCTGGGCCGAGGCGCTCATGGGCTGGTACGGGCCCGCCTACGGCCACGCCGAACGCGCCCTGACCGCCGCGCGTGACCGGGGCGACGCGCACCTGCTGCCGCCGCTGCTCGACACGCTCGGGTACGTCCACTACCAGAGCGGCCGGCTCGCCGACGCGCTCGGCGCGGTGCGGGAGGGCACCGCCGTCGCCCGTGTCATGGGCCGCGGCGACCATGCCGCGCTGTCCGACGCGGTGAGCGCCGCCGCCTGGGCCCAGCTCGGCCGCACCTCACCGCGCCCCGCCCCGGCGCCCGCCGAACGGACCGCCCCGGAGCCACGGACGCCGCTCAACGCGCTGCTGCTCGCCGAGGCCGCGCTCGCCTCGGGCGAGCCCGGTGCCGCACTGGCCCTGCTGCTGCCCGAGCGGGAGGCGTGGCGGGTGGCCGAGCCCGTCGCCGTGTTCGCGGCCCGCAACTACGAACTGCTCGCCGCCGCGGCCGTCCAGACCGGGGCCGGTGCGGACAGCCTGGACGTCTGGGCCGAGCGCGCCACCGAGGCCGCGTCCGCCGTCGGCCTGGTCGAACAGAGCGGGCACGCGCTGCTGGCCCGGGGCCACGCCCTGATGGGCCGGGAGCTCCCGGCGGAGGCCGCCGCCTGCTACGAGGAGGCGCGGCTGCTGTTCGGCGATGCCAGCCCCGCGGGCGCCCGTGCCCGCGAACTGGCCCGCGCCGCAGGGCAGATGACGGACCGGCGGGAGGACAGCGGGCTCGGCGAGCTGACCCTGCGCGAGCGGGAGGTCGCCGAACTCGCCGGTGAGGGGCTGAAGACGAAGGACATCGCCGGCCGGCTCCGGGTCAGCCCGCGCACCGTGGACGTCCACCTGACGCACATCTACAGCAAACTGGGCGTGAACTCGCGCGCCGCACTCGTCCGGCTGATGGCCCTGGCCGGCTGA
- a CDS encoding DUF6531 domain-containing protein, giving the protein MPTPRDLPAHRAVRRLPIGDLCELLVGLHEGELMVRQLDLVVAGGSRPLRLVREYRSHSRVELGFGPGWSYTAGPGFEPDTGGEPVTVTDARGRVVSLHRDAEGLVSKIVDPLGAEAASFAYDRAGRLERHTGADGATTAFLWDADGRLVRVTDPLGDAVEISYDGMFAVSELAWTGPGGRARTAFDYGTDRTVVTGPTGLRTGYVFDGLGRPTAVEYPSGQVLARTRDAGGRRVSVTDTTGATLTRTYDEQGRPVSLRLPTGALSRVTYTPLEGGGTLTALRGPLGNELLLEQDAAGRPVRSRAAGRGADVDRRSYDPVHGGLTELTDGNGARTRFGYDEAGDLTSVTPPAPLGRTVFGYDGLSRITSVTSGAGDRIGHRYDPAGRLTEVTDENAGRTLLVLARDALGRVVRKSGPGWSYAFDWVRTARGDRPAASVRTGEAGSAPERTEAAYDSEGALTSFTTPGGTTRYGLDGAGRTESVTTPAGRTARFVRDAAGRPVRVELGAAVQEIRYDASGRRTALTVRGPGGEELLSAEYGYSSGGGADSDLLRWAVTDGEFTGYAYDGLGRLVRAGDTTFAYDGAHHLRRLGTTEFTLNEAGQVARFGDTLFAYDGAGNFTEETNPTGSFRYSATHQTLTGVFGGVQVVDVSYDGLGQETPRRITETTVDGRTVTHVLTHSALGIVRTDDDGVVTDYVRTPDGTLLAVLTAAGRHYWAVTDQQGSVLALIDEEGALAARYRYTAHGAVTASGDAAAANPFRYRGAYQLLRSAHLLDHHLYNGFWGRFTQPDPTGAQYAPYTFSDNDPVNSGTWTRHGFWSVLARPQEPAAEVFFPSAHSPDAAAAATAALTGPGAHLAAPPLIARTSPSRAVTPSYREESSDG; this is encoded by the coding sequence GTGCCCACGCCCCGGGACCTTCCCGCCCATCGCGCCGTGCGGCGCCTGCCCATCGGAGATCTCTGCGAGCTGCTGGTCGGCCTGCACGAGGGCGAACTGATGGTGCGTCAGCTGGACCTGGTGGTCGCCGGGGGCTCCCGCCCGCTGCGCCTGGTGCGCGAGTACCGCAGCCATTCCCGGGTGGAGCTGGGGTTCGGTCCCGGCTGGTCGTACACGGCGGGTCCCGGCTTCGAGCCGGACACCGGGGGCGAGCCGGTGACGGTCACCGACGCCCGGGGCCGGGTGGTGTCGCTGCACCGTGACGCCGAGGGCCTGGTGTCGAAGATCGTCGACCCGCTGGGGGCCGAGGCCGCGTCGTTCGCGTACGACCGTGCCGGCCGGCTGGAGCGGCACACCGGAGCGGACGGGGCGACCACCGCCTTCCTGTGGGACGCGGACGGCCGGCTGGTGCGCGTGACCGATCCGCTCGGCGACGCCGTGGAGATCTCCTACGACGGCATGTTCGCGGTCTCGGAGCTCGCGTGGACCGGCCCCGGCGGCCGGGCCCGTACGGCCTTCGACTACGGGACGGACCGCACGGTGGTGACCGGGCCCACGGGCCTGCGCACGGGCTATGTCTTCGACGGGCTGGGCCGTCCGACGGCCGTGGAGTACCCGTCGGGCCAGGTGCTCGCCCGTACCCGGGACGCCGGTGGCCGCCGGGTCTCCGTCACCGACACCACCGGCGCGACGCTCACCCGGACCTATGACGAGCAGGGGCGGCCGGTGTCGCTGCGGCTGCCGACGGGGGCGCTGTCCCGGGTCACGTACACCCCGCTGGAGGGCGGCGGGACGCTCACCGCGCTGCGCGGTCCGCTGGGCAACGAACTGCTGCTGGAGCAGGACGCGGCGGGCCGCCCGGTCCGCAGCCGCGCGGCCGGCCGGGGCGCGGACGTGGACCGGCGGAGCTACGACCCGGTCCACGGCGGGCTCACGGAGCTCACCGACGGCAACGGTGCCCGGACCCGTTTCGGCTACGACGAGGCGGGCGACCTCACCTCCGTCACCCCGCCCGCCCCGCTCGGCCGCACGGTCTTCGGCTACGACGGGCTGTCCCGGATCACGTCGGTGACCAGCGGGGCCGGTGACCGCATCGGCCACCGCTACGACCCGGCGGGCCGGCTGACGGAGGTCACCGACGAGAACGCGGGGCGGACGCTGCTCGTGCTGGCGCGCGACGCGCTCGGCCGGGTGGTCCGCAAGTCCGGACCCGGCTGGTCCTACGCGTTCGACTGGGTCAGGACGGCGCGCGGCGACCGTCCGGCGGCCTCGGTCCGCACCGGCGAGGCGGGCTCCGCGCCGGAGCGGACCGAGGCGGCGTACGACTCCGAGGGCGCGCTGACCTCGTTCACCACCCCGGGCGGCACCACCCGCTACGGCCTGGACGGCGCGGGCCGCACCGAGTCCGTCACCACCCCGGCCGGCCGTACCGCGCGCTTCGTCCGCGATGCCGCGGGCCGCCCGGTACGGGTCGAACTGGGCGCGGCCGTACAGGAGATCCGGTACGACGCGTCCGGCCGCAGGACCGCCCTGACGGTGCGCGGGCCGGGCGGCGAGGAACTGCTGTCGGCGGAGTACGGGTACAGCTCGGGCGGCGGAGCGGACAGCGATCTGCTGCGGTGGGCGGTGACCGACGGGGAGTTCACCGGCTACGCGTACGACGGGCTCGGGCGCCTCGTGCGGGCGGGCGACACCACGTTCGCGTACGACGGCGCCCACCATCTGCGCCGGCTGGGGACCACGGAGTTCACGCTCAACGAGGCGGGCCAGGTCGCGCGGTTCGGCGACACCCTGTTCGCGTACGACGGGGCGGGCAACTTCACCGAGGAGACGAATCCGACCGGCTCGTTCCGCTACAGCGCCACCCACCAGACGCTGACCGGGGTCTTCGGTGGCGTCCAGGTCGTGGACGTGAGCTACGACGGCCTCGGCCAGGAGACGCCGCGCCGCATCACCGAGACCACCGTGGACGGGCGCACCGTCACCCATGTGCTGACCCACTCCGCGCTCGGCATCGTGCGCACCGACGACGACGGGGTGGTGACCGACTATGTGCGCACCCCCGACGGCACCCTGCTCGCCGTGCTCACCGCCGCCGGCCGCCACTACTGGGCCGTGACCGACCAGCAGGGTTCCGTCCTCGCGCTGATCGACGAGGAGGGCGCGCTCGCCGCCCGCTACCGCTACACCGCGCACGGCGCGGTCACGGCGTCGGGCGACGCGGCGGCGGCGAACCCCTTCCGCTACCGGGGCGCGTACCAGCTGCTGCGCAGCGCGCACCTCCTGGACCACCACCTCTACAACGGGTTCTGGGGGCGTTTCACGCAGCCGGACCCGACGGGCGCCCAGTACGCCCCGTACACCTTCTCCGACAACGACCCGGTGAACAGCGGGACATGGACGCGGCACGGCTTCTGGTCGGTGCTCGCCCGCCCGCAGGAGCCCGCCGCGGAGGTCTTCTTCCCGTCGGCGCACTCCCCGGACGCGGCCGCCGCCGCGACGGCCGCGCTCACCGGTCCCGGCGCGCATCTCGCGGCGCCTCCCCTGATCGCCCGGACGTCACCGTCCCGGGCCGTAACCCCTTCCTATCGAGAGGAATCGTCAGATGGCTGA
- a CDS encoding 3-oxoacyl-ACP synthase III family protein: MTGRDVYIRSAASALPGPPLDNATLAQRFGMDALWQQWVDVFIGTASRHLALDLDSGKLTVSLADLAEEAGRAALERAGLGPDGVDAVVLGTATPDRLMPATVNIVADRLGIDGVRSFQLQSGCSGAVQALDLAQQLLRAGSARTVLVLGGDVIARFYDLDADLRATAPAELVNYVLFGDAAGAAVLSTEPGPGSASVRALFSRLVGLGREPGAVLEWFGPADRDSDRPAATEDYKAIEQHVPVMAGEVLDELLEGLGWAREDVDLLLPPQLSGRMTRLITEGLGLPDAEAVSCVDDAGNCGNAIVFLQLERALARLAGGRRAVGISIESSKWLKAGFALEGN, from the coding sequence ATGACGGGTCGGGACGTGTACATACGGTCGGCGGCCTCCGCGCTTCCCGGCCCGCCGCTGGACAACGCCACGCTGGCACAGCGGTTCGGCATGGACGCGCTGTGGCAGCAGTGGGTGGATGTCTTCATCGGCACCGCCTCGCGCCACCTGGCGCTGGACCTGGACTCCGGGAAGCTCACCGTCTCGCTGGCGGACCTGGCCGAGGAGGCCGGGCGCGCGGCACTGGAGCGGGCGGGCCTGGGCCCGGACGGGGTGGACGCGGTGGTGCTGGGCACGGCGACACCGGACCGCCTGATGCCGGCGACGGTCAACATCGTCGCGGACCGGCTGGGCATCGACGGCGTACGGAGCTTCCAGCTCCAGTCGGGGTGCTCCGGCGCGGTCCAGGCGCTCGACCTCGCCCAGCAGCTGCTGCGCGCCGGGAGCGCCCGTACGGTGCTGGTGCTCGGCGGTGATGTGATCGCCAGGTTCTACGACCTGGACGCCGATCTGCGCGCCACCGCCCCGGCCGAGCTGGTGAACTACGTCCTGTTCGGGGACGCGGCGGGCGCCGCCGTGCTGTCCACCGAGCCGGGCCCCGGGTCCGCCTCGGTGCGGGCGCTGTTCAGCCGGCTGGTGGGGCTCGGCCGGGAGCCGGGCGCGGTCCTGGAATGGTTCGGCCCCGCCGACCGGGACAGCGACCGGCCGGCCGCGACCGAGGACTACAAGGCGATCGAGCAGCACGTCCCGGTGATGGCCGGCGAGGTGCTGGACGAGCTGCTGGAGGGCCTGGGCTGGGCGCGCGAGGACGTGGACCTGCTGCTGCCCCCGCAGCTGTCGGGCCGGATGACCCGGCTGATCACCGAGGGGCTGGGGCTGCCGGACGCCGAGGCGGTCTCCTGCGTGGACGACGCCGGCAACTGCGGCAACGCCATCGTCTTCCTCCAGCTGGAGCGGGCGCTCGCGCGGCTGGCGGGCGGGCGGCGCGCGGTGGGCATCTCCATCGAGTCCAGCAAGTGGCTCAAGGCGGGCTTCGCCCTGGAAGGGAACTGA
- a CDS encoding HAD-IIIC family phosphatase, with translation MTDATAERLREITAEDYPAVRGLVAGLSGDALVRAGRLLARLDPDRVLAAHPATPAPLIAVTGHGTLSALVPALTGELARHGLLARVRLSDFDSWVFDLADPGSALYAAAPSLVLCVLDADLVAGELPLPWRVEDVERVLAEKTALVERAAEVFATAARGATLVLNTLPLPRSLTAQLVDLGARARLGAVWREANARLLRLTEARPEVVTVDLDPLLAEGTAARDVRQSVYAKAHLSDALLAGYAREVGHLARQAAGGAKKVLALDLDDTVWGGVLGEAGPEGIEVAGSYRGEAFRRFQAVAKQLGSQGVLLAAVSKNDREPVVKTLREHPELTLREDDFVQVRANWRPKHENLAELAADLNLSTDSFVFVDDSAFECGLVRRELPGVAVLQVGGEPALHVGRLLADGWFDVRALTAEDRARPARYREEQARQDFLHTFDSLDGYLRELDISVTLAPVDASRTDRISQLTLRTNQFNLTTRRLQPAEVRALREDPAARVLAIESADRFGDNGLVGAVLLRRDAGVLHIENFLLSCRVFSRSIEQAVLGAVLEHAFDEGAEEVRAGYVRTARNGKVADFYPRAGFETVRADDASADFRLTSRPAASPVDHIRLTARFERDLP, from the coding sequence GTGACCGATGCGACCGCCGAGAGGCTGCGGGAGATCACGGCCGAGGACTACCCGGCCGTACGGGGGCTGGTGGCCGGTCTGTCCGGGGACGCGCTCGTCCGGGCGGGACGGCTGCTGGCCCGGCTCGACCCGGACCGGGTGCTCGCCGCGCACCCCGCCACACCCGCCCCGCTGATCGCGGTGACCGGCCACGGCACGCTCTCCGCGCTGGTGCCCGCGCTCACCGGCGAGCTGGCCCGGCACGGGCTGCTGGCGCGGGTGCGGCTCTCCGACTTCGACAGCTGGGTCTTCGACCTCGCGGACCCCGGCAGCGCGCTGTACGCCGCCGCGCCCTCCCTCGTCCTGTGTGTGCTGGACGCGGATCTGGTGGCCGGCGAACTGCCGCTGCCCTGGCGGGTGGAGGACGTGGAACGCGTCCTGGCCGAGAAGACGGCCCTGGTCGAGCGGGCCGCCGAGGTCTTCGCGACGGCCGCCCGGGGCGCCACGCTCGTCCTCAACACCCTGCCGCTCCCCCGCTCGCTGACCGCCCAGCTCGTGGACCTGGGCGCCCGTGCCCGGCTCGGCGCGGTGTGGCGGGAGGCCAACGCACGGCTGCTGCGGCTGACGGAGGCCCGGCCCGAGGTGGTCACCGTCGATCTGGACCCGCTGCTCGCCGAGGGGACCGCCGCCCGGGACGTACGGCAGAGTGTCTACGCCAAGGCGCACCTGTCCGACGCGCTGCTGGCCGGGTACGCCCGCGAGGTCGGCCATCTGGCGCGCCAGGCGGCGGGCGGCGCGAAGAAGGTGCTCGCCCTGGACCTGGACGACACGGTGTGGGGCGGGGTGCTCGGGGAGGCCGGCCCCGAGGGGATCGAGGTGGCGGGGAGCTATCGCGGGGAGGCGTTCCGGCGCTTCCAGGCGGTGGCGAAGCAGCTGGGCTCGCAGGGGGTGCTGCTGGCGGCCGTCAGCAAGAACGACCGGGAGCCGGTGGTGAAGACCCTGCGCGAGCACCCCGAACTGACCCTGCGCGAGGACGACTTCGTGCAGGTGCGGGCCAACTGGCGGCCGAAGCACGAGAACCTGGCCGAGCTGGCCGCCGATCTCAACCTCTCCACGGACAGCTTCGTGTTCGTCGACGACAGCGCCTTCGAGTGCGGTCTCGTGCGCCGCGAGCTGCCCGGTGTCGCGGTCCTCCAGGTGGGCGGGGAGCCCGCGCTGCACGTCGGACGTCTCCTTGCCGACGGCTGGTTCGACGTACGGGCGCTGACCGCCGAGGACCGGGCCCGCCCCGCCCGCTACCGCGAGGAGCAGGCCCGGCAGGACTTCCTGCACACCTTCGACTCGCTCGACGGCTATCTGCGCGAGCTGGACATCTCCGTGACCCTCGCGCCCGTGGACGCGTCCCGGACCGACCGGATCTCGCAACTGACGCTGCGCACCAACCAGTTCAACCTCACCACCCGGCGTCTCCAGCCGGCCGAGGTACGGGCGCTGCGCGAGGACCCGGCGGCGCGGGTGCTGGCGATCGAGTCGGCGGACCGGTTCGGGGACAACGGCCTGGTCGGGGCGGTGCTGCTGCGGCGCGATGCCGGGGTGCTGCACATCGAGAACTTCCTGCTGAGCTGCCGGGTCTTCTCACGCTCCATCGAGCAGGCGGTGCTCGGCGCCGTGCTGGAGCACGCCTTCGACGAGGGCGCGGAGGAGGTGCGGGCCGGGTATGTGCGGACCGCCCGCAACGGCAAGGTGGCGGACTTCTATCCGCGGGCCGGCTTCGAGACCGTGCGCGCCGACGACGCCTCGGCCGACTTCCGGCTCACGTCCCGGCCGGCCGCCAGCCCCGTGGACCACATCCGACTGACCGCGCGTTTCGAAAGGGACCTCCCGTGA
- a CDS encoding acyl carrier protein, translated as MKTVDDFVTLLRDELALPVTAEDLGRGLDTVESWDSVHLLALCTALERETGRSLPLADVLEATSLRDVYLLAVAP; from the coding sequence GTGAAGACCGTCGATGACTTCGTCACGCTGCTGCGCGACGAACTCGCCCTGCCCGTCACCGCCGAGGACCTGGGGCGCGGGCTGGACACCGTGGAGTCCTGGGACTCGGTGCATCTGCTGGCGCTGTGCACGGCGCTGGAGCGGGAGACCGGCCGTTCGCTGCCGCTGGCGGACGTCCTGGAGGCGACGAGCCTGCGGGACGTGTACCTGCTGGCGGTGGCACCGTGA